GAAAGAGATTCTTAGCTTTTCTAGCTTATCCAAATTATTAGACTGGTTTTTCAACTTCTCAGGCCTGTCAGTGCTCTTCCTTGGTTTCTCCCTTCGATCAGTACTCTTCCTTGAAACCTCAAATGCATCAGTACTTTTCCGAGACTGCTCAAATTGGTCTGTGCTTCTCCTAGAACTGTACCTTTGAGAAGGAGATTTCTCAACAGTTGATATGAACTTCTTGAGATGTCTTATATACTCAGGGTACTGCTCTAAATCACAGTGGTTCCCTCCTTTAAGCCATAGAGGTTCATACTTCTCTTTGCATAGTTCCCAGAGTTGCTTTCCATGGGAGCAATCAACAACTTCATCCGAAGTTCCCTGCACATTGATATAAACAGACTGGTCTCAAAAGCCATAACTGGTGGCCTATGAAATCATTTTCACCTTCTATGAGGTAATTTGCAAACAATATTCTATGTGGTAGTCATTTACTAGTTCAATAAATGAAGACAAATACAAAGGAAACCTTGACAGTCAAATCTTATAAACTATACTGACACAGGTATGAGAATATGTCTCTCTCTATATATGGAAAAGCAATATAGCACACGTACTCGTATTGGATTTACTCTGGAGTTTGAGTAAAAtagatcaaatatttttatgcaCTATGAAAGTATAAGGAagccaacaaattgaaaattttgatcataATCCGGAATCatgcattaaattgaatataaggATGAGGATAACTAACCTTAAATACAACCTACAGAAGATTTACTTGACTAAGAAAAAGGAGCGCACTGTCTAATGGAATTATCCATATATGGCAGAGAAgcagaaaattttcaacaatgtCAACTTAAGGCAAGGTttccaaaccaaaattcagGCATAGTAATCTGGGTTAGCCATCAATGGGGTCCATACAGACCATTCTTTTCACTTCAAGATACTGCTCAACAATCCTCCCTAGATATGGATAATCTGTCCTAACAGTAGCCAATTTATTTGTCCTCATAAAAGTAAATTAACAgagattgatatttttaattctttctaGGTAGCAAAACAAGGGTGTGGAATCTTCATCGTTTCCTATAGTTATTTGTTGACTATCTGAAGAATaaactaataacaaaatgatgGTAAATCATAAAGAAAACAATGGTTCAATCATGATCCTCTTACTTCTTAATTTACACCTCAGTAGAGAAGATGAAAGGGTGTTTAAGTTGCAAGAACTCTTAATTCTATGGACTCCAATTAATTTACTTTGTCCGGAATGCCAATCCTCCAAAACTTGCAATTATTTACCCATTGCCAAGACAGCTATCTTTTTGTTTGTACTTGAGACACTGCATGGGCCAAAGTTCAATGCAGATCTATATTTTGTCAGACTTGACTGAAAGAATTGGACCTTCAAGAGAAACACCGTAGCACTAAACATGACAAAATCAATGATCAGATATGACTTTATGTGAATCAAAACTGTAGAAAGGTCTACAAAATTCATTGATAGCCCCCCCCCCCCCGcgccaatattttcattcagaCTGCAGGCCAAAAGCTCTGATCATCAATTCATCATCCAATGAAAGTGGATCCAGGGAACTTTGGGTAAGAACAGATAAGTTATTACAACAAACATATCAAAGGAAAATGTaggggaaaaaattaaaattcaagatatCATATGAAGAAAATGTTGAGTGTTGCTTTAGTATGTCATCTTTCAATAATGGGGGTATCCTTTCAAGTTTCAACCTAAAAAAGTTCAAAAGTAATTTTGGactttgaagaaataaaagaaaaatgagaattctttaagtTCCATTATAATTATGAAGAATTCAATGTAAAAAAGATAAGAACAATATAAGTAACATAATGGCTCAAACATAAAGAGATATGTCTGCATGTGGTAGgcttatgaaatttataatatatgaagTCTTATAGACTGTCAGGATTACAGATACTTACATGAATGATAAGAACCGGACAATTGACAAGTggaattttatcaatattctGCAAACAAACAGCCCAAAAAAGAACACATTATTTTTGCAATATTCACATAAATAAATCCTTATTAGCAGAATAATCTGGAGAAGCAAACTTATACAGCTTTCTGTTACCTTATAAATGTCAAACCAATATGTACGCTTTACAGGATACATTACTCTTAAACCAGAAAGTATGGGACTGTGCAAAACAACAGCTCTTAACCGAGGCAGTCGAGCTGCTAGATCCAAAGTGGGGCCACTACCAACAGATTGACCATAGAGGATGATATCTTCCTGTTTTGTACCATAGCTCTCTTCAAGACATTTATATGCAGCTTCAATATCTGCATATGTGCTCTGCTCACTTGGCTGTAAAAAGATAAAAGTAAGAAAGAGCTTTATATAATCCTATCACCTTAGAGATAATAACCATATCTTTTACAGAGAGATAACTTtaattttcctttcctttcaaaacaatatgtttattttatatacctTTCCAGAAGATTGTCCGTATCCAGAATAGTCATAGCTGCAGAATATCACAGAAAATCTATTAGAAACCTATACACCATTAGTTTATTTAAGGAGTAGCTAAACTGAAGTTTCTTCAACGGATAAGAAACATGCACAAAAAGGTCATTCCAAGACATCAATCATAATTCCTAGAGGTATGAACAAACAAATCCATCATTTCTCCCTTTGGCATGGTGATAGCTTCTTGCACCAGACGGTAAAATATTCACTTAAGgctaaatgaaaatgatgaaaccTTAATTGCTAGCCAATGAAGACCAATTTACCAGGTTAAACTAGCAATTCTTGGTTATCCAGATTCTTTACTTTTTTACAAAAGTAAATGTACTCAACACATATTCAGATATGGTATTGGCATACAGTCCTtgaaaaaaacatagaaaaatttaagcataatcGTTGTAACATAGTGGCAATGTAATGGTAATTAACTATAAAGTATCAAGACGAACAAGACTAACAGCAAGATCTAATCCGTCTGATTTCATCTAAGCTAACATAAAAGCAATGCAAACCCATAAACTGATTTCCATGTTTAATATCTAGCAACATCATCTCCCAGAAGAAGATCGTTCAGCTCCTTTCCAAATTAAATCACACTGTTAAAGGAACCAAATAGCCAATAAAGTTTGCATACCACCAAACATATCTAAATTTTCCATCTAATATCACCCACTCAAAGCTCCTTTCACATAGAAATCTCCATTTCTAGTCGATTCAATGAATTCAAGAACTAAATAGAAACCCAGGTGCCAAGAACCATAAAAAACATCAAGGAAACAACAAAAGGTCTCACACTTGAGAAAAATCAGTACACACCACACACCAAATAAGAAAGAAGAGTTGCAAGCTTTTTACACGAGAAGAATCagcaaaaaaagggaaaaaaaacagCTGGAAACAGAGTATACCCCATTAGATTGACCCTCAAGTGGATGCTCAATTCGATGAAAAGCTCATACATCTGACCCAGATCGGTAGCGTTACCATGAGAGTAAAGCAAAGTCGAAGTAGCCATAGGATGCCTGATGTAAATAGCTACAATCTCGGTGCCACGCCGAGTTGGAAGCTTAAGAACCTCAACGTTTTCTCTATGAGGAAAAGGAGTTAGAAGCAAAAGACCAGTTAAATCATCCGTTACAACCTTGTAGGAAGGTGGGTTTGGTGGGAAAAAAGCAAACTTTGCCGCCATTGAAGACGTTACTCCTCCCATCTCTGCTCCTTTCTTCTCTGTGCTTTTTAGCTTTGTTGATTTCCGTCAGATGCAGATAAACATTCCTTTCCTTTATTTTGCTTTTAGTTATTATCGTTTCTCCTCGACATCCAACTTTTTTCAGAGCCAAAGTAAACAGAGGATTTTGCTCTTTTGGAGTATTTAAAGCCatagaataattaaatgaaaatataatataatttttatagataaattatttgataGATTTAAGGTTGACTTTTAATTCTAAGTTAAGGTTAGTGGGATAAGGTAGCTTATAGCAagttaattttatgtatataattctagtcaattttttaataaaatgttataaagtTTGTAATTTcttcattatattttatcaagCACGTAATTAATTAGAATGTCaaagttcaaaacaaaaataatatcatacaCATATGGCTGGATCCCtcttcccattttcttttttcctttttattgaaACACactataaaatgaaaattttgctaagagaAACCATTTAATCTTCGTGTAGCagttaaagttaaaattttgattttttttcccttttctgtGGAGAAATAGATAAAAGAGAGAAATGGAAAATTATGGAAAATAAATGTTGGCTGATAATTATGATTCTCAAACAATTTAGGCTCCCTTTAGCTTTTGAAATATATACATTCTTAATTtcagaaataatttataaattttattttttgaaaataaagaaataagtttAATGTAGGCCTGTTCATAGGTCGAGTTAAATGGTCCGCTCGAAGAGTGGGAgtgttttagtaaaaatatagtCCCGAAAAAAAGCTTGGAAAAAaaaggcccgtttagaaaatattgtaaaacaaaaaaaaaactgttgttttgttattgttttactgctattttttactgttttgttgtcatttcacaattatgttactattattttgttgttattatttggatattgtataattcttattttattgttaattttaatactattttaaaggcatttgcttgttaaattgcacctatcttagtattatttaagtataaagattttttaaattt
The sequence above is a segment of the Gossypium raimondii isolate GPD5lz chromosome 4, ASM2569854v1, whole genome shotgun sequence genome. Coding sequences within it:
- the LOC105780207 gene encoding uncharacterized protein LOC105780207 gives rise to the protein MGGVTSSMAAKFAFFPPNPPSYKVVTDDLTGLLLLTPFPHRENVEVLKLPTRRGTEIVAIYIRHPMATSTLLYSHGNATDLGQMYELFIELSIHLRVNLMGYDYSGYGQSSGKPSEQSTYADIEAAYKCLEESYGTKQEDIILYGQSVGSGPTLDLAARLPRLRAVVLHSPILSGLRVMYPVKRTYWFDIYKNIDKIPLVNCPVLIIHGTSDEVVDCSHGKQLWELCKEKYEPLWLKGGNHCDLEQYPEYIRHLKKFISTVEKSPSQRYSSRRSTDQFEQSRKSTDAFEVSRKSTDRREKPRKSTDRPEKLKNQSNNLDKLEKLRISFDQLEKSRRSVDCHEKSRKNVDHQLERARKSVDLLDRIRTG